Proteins from one Desulfobacterales bacterium genomic window:
- a CDS encoding formylglycine-generating enzyme family protein, producing MQNKNKKTLIILLLFSIGIFFYMYGCSNDETNTSTGSIDFQVQWNESPTLDDGIVRADGKSIDCATAKVSKVSFDVYDESTTNIARSEFNCSDHSGTVKDVPVGKNRSLVVSGKDINGNLLYRGSVAGITVIANKDTYVGLVEMNPFVHGMTYKNSLGMIFKLIAPGKFIMGSPKTESGRYEIEKQHDVTLTQWFYIQTTEVTQGQWQAVMGNNPSDASTCGDDCPIDMVSWNDVQDFISKMNTRGEGLYTIPTEAQWEYCCRAGSVTALSNGDLENLDCESLVLDAVGWYCGNSTYKIQPVGKKNPNAWGLYDMHGNLNEWCLDWYNDEYYAQSPTVDPTGPSSGTTKVRRGGDWNSYARYCRSANRFYSNPGRVSEYVGFRLVRMP from the coding sequence ATGCAGAATAAGAATAAAAAAACACTTATAATTTTATTGCTATTTTCAATAGGTATATTTTTTTATATGTATGGATGTTCTAACGATGAAACAAATACTTCCACAGGTTCTATAGATTTTCAAGTTCAATGGAATGAATCCCCAACTTTAGATGATGGAATCGTTAGAGCTGATGGCAAATCTATTGATTGTGCTACCGCAAAGGTGAGTAAAGTATCTTTCGATGTATATGACGAATCAACTACCAATATAGCAAGATCTGAATTTAATTGTTCTGACCATAGTGGAACTGTTAAAGATGTTCCTGTCGGCAAGAATAGAAGTCTTGTGGTTTCTGGAAAGGATATAAATGGAAATCTTCTTTATCGAGGTTCAGTAGCCGGTATAACAGTTATTGCTAACAAAGATACTTATGTAGGTTTAGTAGAAATGAATCCTTTTGTTCATGGAATGACCTATAAAAATAGCCTTGGTATGATTTTTAAGCTTATCGCTCCCGGAAAATTTATAATGGGCAGTCCAAAAACTGAGTCTGGAAGGTATGAAATAGAAAAACAACATGATGTAACTCTAACTCAATGGTTTTATATCCAAACGACTGAAGTTACACAGGGGCAATGGCAGGCTGTGATGGGTAATAATCCTTCTGACGCTTCTACTTGTGGAGATGACTGTCCTATTGATATGGTTTCATGGAATGATGTTCAAGATTTTATTTCTAAGATGAATACAAGAGGAGAAGGCTTATATACTATTCCTACTGAAGCTCAATGGGAATATTGCTGCAGAGCTGGAAGTGTTACAGCTCTTTCAAATGGAGATCTTGAAAATTTAGATTGCGAAAGCTTAGTTCTTGATGCTGTAGGATGGTATTGCGGTAATTCAACTTATAAAATTCAGCCAGTCGGTAAAAAAAATCCAAATGCTTGGGGGTTATATGATATGCACGGTAATTTGAATGAATGGTGCCTTGATTGGTATAACGATGAATATTATGCTCAAAGCCCGACTGTCGATCCGACAGGCCCTTCTTCTGGTACTACCAAAGTAAGGCGAGGCGGTGATTGGAACAGTTATGCTCGTTATTGTAGATCCGCTAATAGGTTTTATTCCAATCCAGGTAGGGTGAGCGAGTATGTTGGTTTTAGGCTTGTAAGAATGCCGTAG
- a CDS encoding stage II sporulation protein M yields the protein MIIDIEKFIKNESGFWSELENYLDKIEKNCSSLSNIEDIKRIHYLYQRASSDLARMNSFSANQKIRQYLEALVSRTYSEIHDLRSKKNNVIQLIKLFFILFPVIFRKNIKAFYFSCFAFIIGIIIGGVAISIDDDTRSLFMPFGHHENDPSKRVENEESETIDNLDDFKARFSAKLIANNIRVSIFTMILGISFGIGTFIYIFYNGTVIGAVGLDYIRAGETKFLFGWLLPHGSIEIPSLLIAGQAGLIIGSALIGWGTPVSFKNRFRSILKDLLILITGVAFFLVWAGFIESYFSQYHEPFLPYEVKIGFGCLELLLLVIFLSKKITINDKL from the coding sequence ATGATTATTGATATTGAAAAATTTATAAAAAATGAGAGCGGTTTTTGGTCTGAGCTTGAAAACTATCTTGATAAGATTGAAAAAAATTGCAGTAGCCTTTCTAATATTGAAGATATAAAAAGAATTCATTACCTTTATCAAAGAGCCTCTTCGGACCTTGCTCGAATGAATAGTTTTTCGGCTAATCAAAAAATTAGGCAATATTTGGAAGCATTAGTTAGCAGAACATATTCCGAGATACATGATTTAAGAAGTAAAAAAAATAATGTAATCCAATTGATTAAGTTATTTTTTATATTGTTTCCAGTGATATTTAGAAAGAATATTAAAGCTTTTTATTTCTCGTGCTTTGCTTTTATCATAGGCATTATTATAGGTGGTGTTGCTATAAGCATAGACGATGATACGAGGTCTTTATTTATGCCTTTTGGTCATCATGAAAATGACCCGTCAAAAAGAGTAGAAAATGAAGAATCTGAAACTATAGATAATTTAGATGATTTTAAAGCAAGATTTTCTGCTAAGCTTATTGCCAATAATATACGGGTATCAATATTTACAATGATTTTAGGAATATCTTTCGGCATCGGGACATTTATTTATATTTTTTATAATGGCACAGTAATTGGCGCGGTAGGATTGGACTATATCCGAGCAGGGGAAACTAAATTTCTTTTTGGTTGGCTTCTTCCCCATGGCTCAATCGAAATCCCGTCTCTTTTAATAGCGGGCCAAGCAGGATTGATTATTGGTTCAGCATTGATAGGATGGGGAACTCCTGTTTCCTTTAAAAATAGATTTAGAAGTATTTTAAAAGATTTATTGATTCTTATAACAGGAGTAGCCTTCTTTCTTGTATGGGCAGGATTTATTGAATCTTATTTTTCCCAATATCATGAACCTTTTCTGCCCTATGAGGTTAAAATAGGTTTTGGCTGTCTTGAATTATTGCTTCTCGTTATTTTTCTTTCTAAAAAAATTACAATAAATGATAAATTATAA
- a CDS encoding DUF58 domain-containing protein has product MKKKYKLSIVPSSGLLILIASIFIPVSIFMAISLENTYLWLCLAISIFITVIFDALISKARLSKIYIIFPNIIRLSKGKEGIVNVFIQNTDDLKLIVRVGIGFPKEIIPLTYDIKITIDKSIDKSNDSQFSINWPCIAIKQGYFLMEECYVETLSFIGLWNIRGLFKGITEIRVYPNLHNESKKVKQLLSKNNIGYHLIRQIGKGKDFEQLREYMEGDSYDDICWKATAKRMKPVTKVYQIEKTQNIYLAIDNSRLSSRILGRINLPQTYLDSEPYMENFILNTSILQKYIECSLVMGAIIQKQGDMFGLIVFSDRVKKFIKAKNGKTHYNACMDLVYTLDHEEVNPDYSELFSFIGTNIRRRSLIIVLTNLDDALMAENFIKTSKIIKNKHIIIANMLKSSNTHPLFMPSNPIQTIDEVYSHLAGHFLWANLKNIEKILNQHGIGFSMLKEDTMSIELISQYFSVKQRQAL; this is encoded by the coding sequence ATGAAAAAAAAGTATAAACTTTCTATCGTCCCATCGTCAGGATTGCTGATTTTAATAGCATCTATATTTATTCCTGTTTCTATTTTTATGGCAATATCTTTAGAAAATACATATTTATGGCTTTGTTTAGCAATATCAATATTTATAACTGTTATATTTGACGCGCTTATTTCTAAAGCAAGATTATCTAAAATATACATCATCTTTCCCAATATAATAAGACTATCTAAAGGAAAAGAAGGAATTGTTAATGTTTTTATACAAAATACGGATGACCTTAAATTAATAGTAAGAGTTGGAATAGGCTTCCCTAAAGAAATTATTCCACTAACCTATGATATTAAAATTACTATTGATAAGAGCATTGATAAGAGCAATGATTCCCAATTTTCTATCAATTGGCCTTGTATCGCAATTAAACAGGGATATTTTTTGATGGAAGAATGTTATGTTGAAACTTTATCTTTTATCGGGTTATGGAATATAAGGGGTTTATTTAAAGGCATTACAGAAATCAGAGTTTATCCTAATCTTCATAATGAATCAAAAAAAGTTAAACAGCTATTATCGAAAAATAATATCGGATATCATCTTATACGACAAATCGGAAAAGGAAAAGATTTTGAGCAGCTTAGGGAATACATGGAAGGCGACAGTTACGACGATATTTGTTGGAAAGCTACCGCTAAACGAATGAAGCCCGTCACAAAAGTTTATCAGATTGAAAAAACTCAAAATATATATCTTGCAATTGATAACTCCAGGTTAAGTTCAAGAATATTAGGCAGAATAAATCTTCCCCAAACATACCTTGATTCTGAACCATACATGGAGAATTTTATTTTAAACACGTCTATACTTCAGAAATATATAGAATGTTCATTAGTAATGGGTGCAATTATTCAAAAACAAGGAGATATGTTTGGACTTATAGTTTTCAGTGATAGAGTAAAAAAATTTATAAAAGCAAAAAATGGAAAAACTCATTATAATGCTTGTATGGATTTAGTTTATACTCTTGACCATGAGGAGGTAAATCCAGACTATTCAGAACTTTTCAGTTTTATCGGAACAAATATACGAAGAAGATCTTTGATTATAGTTCTTACAAACCTTGACGATGCTTTAATGGCTGAAAATTTTATAAAAACATCAAAAATAATAAAAAATAAGCATATCATAATTGCAAATATGCTTAAGTCTTCTAATACACATCCGCTTTTTATGCCTTCAAACCCAATTCAAACTATAGATGAAGTTTACAGCCACCTTGCAGGCCATTTTTTATGGGCAAATTTAAAAAATATTGAAAAAATTTTAAATCAGCATGGCATTGGTTTTTCAATGTTAAAGGAAGATACAATGTCTATTGAGCTTATATCTCAATATTTTTCCGTAAAACAAAGACAGGCTTTATGA
- a CDS encoding bifunctional metallophosphatase/5'-nucleotidase produces MKKKRKFFCRGVLVSCFIFLLILSGCSGDANDADVKVNGQAMKGTPVYNADVSIFKLSDGKIVETAIGEGTTGLDGKFSIDIGYYKGPLLIKVEGGKYVNTQTMSEMPLLKPLRAVVVNLTGNENIPVNDITDLAVDTAFSEPNGLTAVRINESNKQVSILLGSDGSKDLITTIMPLNPTKEASQDSSIKNYSALIGAFAYIPEGTTQNSFSAVRTALSSALITFSESSYNKAGITKSDAENLSNFISKASYTPLTSTGIKKYAFTLIQTTDMHNRGSGVGTFADYTPLSTNDDSVLGGYSRIAAKIEEIRYECSKNGVPVVLVDSGDYLMGTVYDLTVEDPIAFRFMEMMKYDAVTVGNHEFDYSPLGLGLILSNAIKSGFSRPIITSNMVLDGKQGTSDDGIELLKKDGKIKDKMIVTLANGLKIGIIGLMGQEADSYAPAAPPVTFNHAVEFIQSMVDDLRNEGAQFIIALSHSGVKNPNGINADGTAVDPSGDDIDMVTGYTSYTGTVYNGVTGIDIIAAGHDHQTTSAVIKKNDTYIVCAGSYGTNLLRLDVTFSFETKKIEETKLNNIKINDSFLGSAWVQYIIDTVDNILDQGLKQLDPNLSLAGTIGVALTDNVGMVEKACETGLGNLLSDAVRYTLQPYESLGVINTPTIGAVGSGVIRGGFTYGQKISFADMFSVLPLGISPATDQEVVMPGYPLVMIYFTGAEIKNLCQFTAYILGSLDKNFMSYLASGDATQQALYGALSYLKESYYINFSGVKYSHLGLYGGYQVKDVMVYPKNDYQCTQTPSLIDDATYYPCVADIYMLLMIQNQSLQYLLTSLGLPVKPKYAPSSDALITSENILNCRLDAKPDSLGGTPGIQEVLEWQALLNYLISPASKGGLESVISDNYYGTQSMGRVMSDK; encoded by the coding sequence TCTCAATTGATATTGGATATTATAAGGGCCCTTTACTTATTAAAGTTGAAGGCGGTAAATATGTTAATACTCAAACTATGTCTGAAATGCCATTATTAAAGCCATTAAGAGCTGTAGTTGTAAATTTAACAGGCAATGAAAACATACCTGTTAATGATATTACTGATTTAGCAGTAGATACAGCATTCTCTGAACCTAATGGGTTAACTGCCGTAAGAATTAATGAATCAAATAAGCAGGTATCAATACTGCTTGGATCTGATGGCTCTAAAGATTTAATAACAACGATTATGCCTCTTAATCCAACAAAAGAAGCATCTCAGGATTCATCAATAAAAAATTATTCAGCTCTCATAGGCGCTTTTGCCTATATTCCTGAAGGAACTACTCAAAATAGTTTTTCAGCAGTAAGAACTGCCTTAAGTTCCGCTCTTATTACTTTTTCAGAATCTTCATATAATAAAGCAGGAATAACGAAATCAGATGCGGAAAATTTATCTAATTTCATTTCCAAAGCTTCATATACTCCTTTAACAAGCACAGGAATAAAAAAATATGCATTTACCCTTATTCAAACTACAGATATGCATAACAGAGGCAGCGGAGTTGGAACTTTTGCAGATTATACTCCTTTATCCACGAATGATGATTCTGTATTAGGTGGTTATTCAAGGATTGCTGCTAAAATAGAAGAAATACGATACGAATGTAGTAAAAATGGAGTACCTGTTGTGTTAGTTGATTCAGGAGATTATTTAATGGGGACGGTTTATGATTTAACAGTAGAAGACCCTATTGCTTTCAGGTTTATGGAAATGATGAAGTATGACGCTGTTACTGTTGGTAATCATGAATTTGATTATTCTCCATTAGGATTAGGTTTAATACTAAGTAACGCTATAAAATCTGGGTTTTCACGACCTATAATTACTTCAAATATGGTTTTGGATGGAAAGCAAGGAACAAGTGATGATGGAATTGAACTTCTAAAAAAAGACGGCAAAATTAAAGATAAAATGATTGTAACCCTTGCTAATGGTCTCAAAATAGGAATAATTGGACTTATGGGACAAGAAGCCGATTCTTATGCTCCAGCGGCGCCTCCTGTTACTTTTAATCATGCTGTAGAGTTTATTCAATCTATGGTTGACGATTTACGTAATGAAGGAGCTCAATTTATAATAGCATTATCCCATTCTGGCGTTAAAAATCCTAATGGAATAAATGCGGATGGTACTGCTGTTGATCCAAGCGGCGATGATATTGATATGGTAACAGGCTATACATCTTATACAGGAACAGTATATAATGGAGTTACAGGTATAGACATAATCGCAGCGGGGCATGACCATCAAACTACTAGCGCTGTAATAAAAAAGAATGACACTTATATAGTTTGCGCTGGTTCTTATGGCACCAATCTTTTAAGATTAGATGTAACATTTAGCTTTGAAACTAAAAAAATTGAAGAAACAAAACTTAATAACATAAAAATTAATGATAGTTTCCTTGGATCTGCTTGGGTTCAATACATAATTGATACAGTAGATAATATTCTTGACCAAGGACTTAAACAACTTGATCCGAACCTTTCTCTTGCTGGAACAATAGGCGTTGCTTTAACCGATAATGTCGGTATGGTAGAAAAAGCTTGTGAAACAGGTTTAGGGAATTTACTTTCAGATGCAGTTCGTTATACTCTTCAACCTTACGAATCTTTAGGTGTAATTAATACTCCTACAATAGGAGCGGTTGGAAGCGGAGTCATAAGAGGAGGCTTTACTTATGGTCAGAAAATTAGTTTTGCCGATATGTTTAGCGTTCTTCCTTTAGGTATTTCTCCTGCTACAGACCAAGAAGTTGTTATGCCTGGCTATCCTTTGGTCATGATATATTTTACAGGAGCCGAAATAAAAAATCTTTGCCAATTTACAGCCTATATTTTAGGATCTTTGGATAAAAATTTTATGAGTTATTTAGCTTCAGGCGATGCAACTCAGCAAGCATTATATGGAGCATTATCCTATTTAAAAGAATCATACTATATTAATTTTTCTGGAGTTAAATACAGCCATTTAGGACTATACGGTGGATATCAAGTCAAAGATGTTATGGTTTATCCTAAAAACGATTATCAATGTACTCAAACTCCTTCACTGATTGATGATGCTACTTATTACCCATGTGTAGCTGATATTTATATGCTCTTAATGATCCAGAATCAAAGTTTACAATATTTACTAACTTCTTTAGGTCTTCCCGTTAAACCGAAATATGCGCCAAGCAGTGATGCTCTGATAACCTCTGAGAATATATTAAATTGTAGGTTAGATGCAAAACCGGATTCTTTAGGAGGGACTCCAGGAATTCAAGAAGTATTAGAATGGCAAGCGCTGCTTAATTATCTTATTTCTCCTGCTTCCAAAGGAGGTCTTGAAAGCGTTATTTCAGATAATTATTACGGAACTCAATCTATGGGAAGAGTAATGTCTGATAAATAA